In one Candidatus Nanopelagicus limnes genomic region, the following are encoded:
- a CDS encoding RDD family protein has protein sequence MSWEATPNLLPEASLGRRLLALVIDWTMCRLIAGLLSPAVIPDNTFSTLIIFYLEVCLFTIAFGASAGQRIMAIKVVTYPDQQRVKVGRIVLRTLLICLVLPAVFTNNGRPLHDHFANSQTVRERY, from the coding sequence ATGAGTTGGGAAGCTACGCCAAATTTACTGCCGGAGGCCTCACTAGGCAGACGGCTATTAGCCCTAGTTATTGATTGGACTATGTGCCGGCTGATCGCTGGATTACTTAGTCCTGCGGTGATTCCAGACAATACCTTTTCAACCTTGATCATTTTCTATCTTGAAGTTTGTTTGTTCACCATTGCATTTGGCGCATCAGCTGGTCAACGGATAATGGCAATTAAAGTTGTGACATATCCAGATCAACAGCGGGTCAAGGTAGGCAGAATTGTGTTGAGAACTTTGTTAATTTGTTTAGTGCTACCGGCAGTTTTTACAAACAACGGCCGACCTCTTCATGATCACTTTGCAAATAGCCAAACTGTAAGAGAGAGATACTAA
- the lipB gene encoding lipoyl(octanoyl) transferase LipB: MSSTISIVKSLKVEELGVIDYLSAWELQKQIQEKVANNQTENRLLMLQHPSVYTAGRRTQLADRPIDNTPVIDVDRGGKITWHGLGQIVGYPILRLKNSTDVVGFVRELETTLIQVCELFGVKADRYCERSGVWVRDQKGDRKIAAIGLRVAKGVTMHGFALNVNPDLSAYSKIIPCGIAGAQVTSLAKELDRSMSVDEVMPTLIKEITPVLERLSQ, from the coding sequence GTGAGTTCAACCATATCTATTGTTAAGAGCCTTAAGGTTGAAGAGCTTGGTGTCATTGATTACCTAAGCGCTTGGGAATTGCAAAAACAAATCCAAGAAAAAGTTGCAAATAATCAAACTGAAAATAGATTGCTTATGCTTCAACATCCATCGGTTTATACAGCAGGGCGCAGAACGCAATTAGCTGACCGACCAATTGATAACACACCTGTAATTGATGTTGATCGTGGTGGAAAAATAACCTGGCACGGTCTTGGACAAATTGTTGGTTACCCAATATTGAGATTAAAGAATTCAACTGATGTGGTTGGCTTTGTGCGAGAGTTAGAAACGACGTTAATTCAAGTGTGTGAACTTTTTGGAGTTAAGGCTGATCGATACTGCGAGCGAAGTGGAGTTTGGGTAAGAGATCAAAAAGGAGATCGAAAGATTGCCGCTATCGGATTACGGGTTGCTAAAGGTGTAACCATGCATGGCTTTGCTTTGAATGTGAATCCAGATCTTTCTGCTTACTCCAAAATTATTCCTTGTGGCATTGCCGGTGCGCAGGTTACATCATTAGCAAAAGAACTTGATCGATCAATGAGCGTTGATGAAGTTATGCCAACTTTAATTAAAGAGATAACTCCTGTTTTAGAAAGATTATCCCAATGA
- a CDS encoding DUF4191 domain-containing protein: MFGRKKKKEEAAAKGDAPKKQSQLAVVKDAYRLVKKDSPLAVVWCLVIFALVLTFGIIIGNNLGHPIYAGFITLPVAFLAAFFLFTRYANTAAFASIQGQLGAGASVLMSIKRGFVTTPAVNVNRDQDMVHRVSGKAGIILVGEGGFGVKSLMQDEKRKMERFLSGVPVTEVMVGENSGQVSIKKLHKHLKKLPKKLNTAQLREVRARLRSVGGLNLPMPKGPMPTNVRMPRR, translated from the coding sequence ATGTTTGGTAGAAAGAAGAAAAAAGAAGAGGCAGCGGCAAAAGGTGATGCCCCTAAGAAGCAATCGCAATTAGCTGTTGTTAAAGATGCTTATCGCTTAGTTAAGAAGGACTCCCCACTTGCCGTAGTTTGGTGTTTGGTTATATTTGCTTTGGTTTTAACTTTTGGCATAATTATTGGCAATAACTTGGGTCATCCAATTTATGCCGGTTTCATTACATTGCCAGTTGCTTTCTTAGCCGCATTCTTTCTCTTCACTCGTTATGCCAACACTGCAGCCTTTGCTTCTATCCAAGGACAATTAGGAGCTGGCGCAAGTGTTTTGATGTCAATTAAACGAGGCTTTGTTACCACCCCTGCTGTAAATGTTAATCGCGATCAAGATATGGTCCACCGAGTATCAGGCAAGGCCGGCATTATTTTGGTTGGTGAAGGCGGATTTGGTGTTAAATCACTTATGCAAGATGAAAAGCGCAAGATGGAACGTTTCCTATCTGGTGTGCCAGTTACTGAAGTAATGGTCGGTGAGAATTCAGGTCAAGTTTCGATTAAAAAATTGCATAAGCATCTTAAGAAACTACCAAAGAAATTAAACACTGCTCAATTGCGTGAAGTGCGAGCGAGATTGCGATCAGTTGGTGGGTTAAATCTTCCAATGCCTAAGGGACCAATGCCTACAAATGTAAGGATGCCACGCAGGTAG
- a CDS encoding MMPL family transporter, translating into MATKTKSKGSVKGRKPLWIAIVAIIAWLGISSVAGPTFGKLSTVQENDNAAFLPDNAESTLASKVTVKFSDSSNDQIPTLLVFLGDVDPKKNPAKLGEIQNYLNKLGEKILPESGKPISTYIVPGFPIQAIPSEDGKAALANIALNSDIAQENIEEKPTLPILVEFIREDLKENFEAKNLTTHVTGFGGIFADLFGAFGSIDTTLLLTTLIVVSIILIIVYRSPFLWILPLFTAVTALSLAGTVVYFLAKAGTIDLNGQSQGILSVLVLGAATDYALLLIARYREELHHHESRYDAMRIALRGVVEPILASGSTVIAGLLVLLLSQLSGNRGLGPVGAIGIASAMITVLTFLPALLVVFGRWIFWPKVPRFDDVDEQLSGAWSKIGAAVEKNPKRIWVSTALLLTILAGFSFTLKADGLANTEAFTTRTDSVIGLEKLGEHFPSGEGSPVEIVVKENDVAAATAALMSVSNVAFVEPIVAGQKIPGQPTPPIKVVEGKVLLNATLKVAPDSVDARNTIPLIRDAVKAVDKDILVGGGTAVQYDTDVASRHDNRLIIPIVLVIIGIILGLLLRSILAAGILLLTVVLSFMATLGVCQLVFEHVFGFAGADASFPLFAFIFLVALGIDYNIFLMTRVREESMKIGTRKGVIKGLTVTGGVITSAGIVLAATFAVLGVLPLVFLAELGFAVAFGVLLDTIIVRSLLVPALVHVIGPKIWWPSKLQYENKK; encoded by the coding sequence ATGGCTACTAAAACCAAATCAAAAGGCTCAGTTAAGGGTCGTAAACCACTTTGGATTGCAATCGTGGCCATCATCGCCTGGTTAGGTATCTCATCAGTTGCAGGACCAACATTTGGAAAACTTTCAACGGTTCAAGAAAATGATAACGCTGCATTTTTGCCAGATAACGCCGAATCTACTTTGGCTAGCAAGGTAACTGTTAAATTTTCAGACAGCTCAAATGATCAAATCCCAACCTTATTGGTTTTTCTAGGTGATGTTGATCCAAAGAAGAATCCAGCCAAACTGGGTGAAATTCAAAATTATTTAAATAAATTGGGCGAGAAGATTTTGCCAGAATCAGGCAAACCAATTAGCACCTATATAGTCCCAGGATTTCCAATCCAAGCTATTCCATCCGAGGATGGCAAGGCGGCGCTGGCAAATATCGCACTTAATTCTGATATCGCACAAGAAAATATTGAAGAGAAGCCGACTCTACCCATTCTTGTTGAATTCATTCGTGAGGATTTAAAGGAAAATTTTGAAGCCAAAAATCTCACCACCCATGTAACTGGTTTTGGTGGAATTTTTGCTGACCTGTTTGGTGCTTTCGGTTCAATTGATACAACCTTGCTCTTAACAACATTGATTGTTGTTTCTATCATTTTAATTATTGTTTATCGCTCACCATTCCTATGGATTTTGCCTCTGTTTACCGCAGTGACTGCATTGTCATTAGCTGGAACTGTGGTTTATTTCCTAGCGAAGGCAGGAACAATAGATTTGAATGGACAGTCGCAGGGAATCCTTTCAGTTTTGGTATTAGGCGCAGCAACTGACTATGCCTTGTTGCTGATTGCCAGGTATCGAGAAGAGTTGCACCATCATGAATCAAGATATGACGCAATGAGAATTGCATTACGAGGTGTAGTAGAACCAATTCTTGCTTCAGGATCAACAGTTATTGCCGGTCTATTAGTACTTCTGCTTAGCCAATTATCTGGGAACAGAGGTTTAGGTCCGGTAGGTGCAATTGGAATCGCATCAGCAATGATCACCGTGCTTACTTTCTTACCAGCACTTCTAGTTGTTTTTGGCCGCTGGATCTTTTGGCCAAAAGTTCCCCGGTTTGATGATGTGGATGAACAATTAAGTGGTGCTTGGTCAAAAATTGGTGCTGCAGTTGAAAAGAATCCAAAGCGAATCTGGGTTTCAACGGCGTTGCTACTAACAATTTTGGCAGGCTTTTCATTCACTCTTAAGGCAGATGGATTGGCCAATACCGAGGCATTCACAACTAGAACTGATTCTGTAATTGGACTTGAAAAATTAGGGGAGCACTTCCCAAGTGGTGAAGGATCACCGGTTGAGATAGTTGTAAAGGAAAATGATGTTGCCGCAGCAACTGCAGCACTAATGAGTGTTTCTAATGTGGCATTTGTTGAACCAATTGTTGCTGGTCAAAAGATTCCAGGACAACCTACTCCGCCAATCAAAGTGGTAGAGGGCAAAGTACTTTTAAATGCTACGTTAAAGGTTGCACCAGACTCAGTTGATGCTAGAAATACAATTCCTTTGATTCGTGATGCTGTAAAAGCGGTCGACAAAGATATATTGGTCGGCGGTGGAACAGCTGTTCAATATGACACCGATGTGGCATCACGACATGACAATCGATTGATCATTCCAATCGTGCTAGTGATTATCGGAATCATTCTAGGTCTATTGCTTCGAAGCATTTTGGCAGCAGGCATTCTCTTGCTAACGGTGGTGCTTTCTTTCATGGCAACACTTGGCGTTTGCCAACTTGTATTTGAGCATGTCTTTGGTTTTGCTGGTGCAGATGCATCATTCCCACTCTTTGCCTTCATCTTCTTGGTGGCATTAGGTATTGATTACAACATCTTCCTGATGACTCGAGTTCGCGAGGAGTCAATGAAGATTGGTACGCGAAAAGGTGTTATCAAGGGCTTAACGGTTACAGGCGGCGTTATTACCTCTGCTGGAATTGTTTTGGCAGCAACCTTTGCAGTTCTAGGTGTCTTGCCACTGGTGTTCCTGGCCGAACTTGGCTTTGCAGTTGCCTTTGGAGTTTTGCTGGACACAATTATTGTTCGATCCTTGTTGGTTCCAGCGCTAGTTCATGTAATTGGACCAAAGATCTGGTGGCCTTCAAAGCTGCAATATGAAAATAAGAAGTAG
- the lipA gene encoding lipoyl synthase: protein MSIDPNGRKLLRIEARNAQTPIERKPEWIKTRAHMGPEYTKLRSLVAKEGLHTVCQEAACPNIFECWEDREATFLIGGEACTRRCDFCNIDTGKPLPLDRDEPRRVAESVRSMNLKYATITGVARDDLDDEGAWLYAETIAQVHQLNPGVGVEMLAPDFSGHPHLLNQVFETRPEVFAHNLETVPRIFKEIRPAFRYERSLNVITQARDFGLITKSNLILGMGETREEVTQALVDLRGAGCDLITITQYLRPTAKHHPVVRWVKPNEFVELSKEAEEIGFLGVMSGPLVRSSYRAGRLYNQAMAARAVK from the coding sequence ATGAGCATTGATCCAAATGGACGCAAGCTGCTTCGAATTGAAGCTAGAAATGCTCAAACACCAATTGAGCGAAAGCCAGAGTGGATTAAAACTCGCGCCCATATGGGTCCTGAGTACACAAAACTTCGATCCCTTGTAGCTAAAGAAGGTTTGCACACAGTTTGCCAAGAAGCGGCCTGTCCGAACATTTTTGAATGCTGGGAAGATCGAGAAGCAACATTCTTAATTGGTGGTGAAGCATGTACAAGAAGATGCGACTTCTGCAATATCGATACTGGTAAACCATTACCGCTAGATCGTGATGAACCTAGAAGAGTTGCCGAATCGGTAAGAAGTATGAATTTAAAGTATGCAACTATCACCGGTGTTGCTCGCGATGATTTAGATGATGAGGGCGCCTGGTTGTATGCCGAGACCATTGCTCAAGTTCACCAATTAAATCCTGGTGTTGGAGTTGAAATGTTGGCCCCAGATTTTAGTGGCCACCCACATTTATTAAATCAGGTCTTTGAAACTAGGCCAGAAGTTTTTGCGCATAACCTGGAGACTGTGCCAAGAATTTTCAAAGAGATTAGACCTGCATTTAGATATGAAAGATCTTTAAATGTAATCACCCAGGCACGAGATTTTGGTTTGATTACAAAATCAAATTTAATTCTTGGAATGGGTGAAACTCGCGAAGAGGTCACGCAAGCACTTGTTGATCTTCGTGGTGCTGGCTGTGATTTGATTACTATTACCCAGTATCTGCGGCCAACTGCAAAACATCATCCAGTGGTGCGATGGGTTAAGCCAAATGAGTTTGTGGAGTTGAGTAAAGAGGCGGAAGAAATAGGATTTCTTGGTGTTATGAGTGGTCCATTGGTACGTTCTAGCTATAGAGCAGGTCGTTTGTATAACCAAGCGATGGCTGCCCGGGCAGTTAAGTAA